TTGTTATTGCAGGAAAAACTTTTAAATATACTGAAAATGGACCTGTTGGCCTTTTAGAAGGTAAAAAAGCAGTACACATTCAAGCTTCAGGTGGAATTTACTCAGAAGGACCAGCTAAGAATTTTGAATTTGGAAATAGTTATATTAAAACTGTATTAGGTTTCATTGGTGTTAATTCAGTTGAATCCATATTAATTGAAGGAACTGCTCAATCAGAACCTGGACCTGATGCCATTAAAGCTAAAGCAAGTGAAAGAGTTAAAGAAGTCATAAAAGGTTTTTAAAAGAACGAATGCATATTTAACTTAGTTTTTAACCTAAGAAAGTAATTGGTAAAAAGTTACTTTCTTAGGCTTTTTTTATTGAAAAGCTATTTTCCTTAAAAGGTAGATTTAGACAATATAATTGAATTTTATAATAGGGCTTGTTATACTTAAGATGTACATAAAATCAAGAAAAAGAAAGAAAAGAGAAGAAAAAAGGAGGAATGATGAGGAAATAAAGGTAAAATATGTAATTCATTTATGAAGTTGAAGGAGAAGAGTAAAATGAAAAAAAATTTAATTACAGGTAGCATTTCTTTATTATATTTAATAATTATTACTATTATGAATGTGACAATTTTACACAGTTTAAATTACTATATATCTGTAGTTATTAATGTTCTTTTCACAATGATCTATGCATATATAGTGCTGAACAATGTACATAAGGGGAAAATGAATGAATTAGAACGTATATTAGATATTGTTACTAAAAGTCGCTATGACTGTGATTTAGATGAGTATGTAAAAGAGAATAATTATGTATCATTAATTGTAGAAGGATTTAATAATACAAAAGAAGCTTCTAAGCATGTATTAAAATCATCCGTAGAGCTTGCTCAGGTAGCCGACAATGTTGCAGATAAAGTGAATGACATGGAGACATCAACAGAGCAGATTGCCACAACAAGCGAGGAAATAGTAGCAGGTTCATTAAATCAAATGGAATCTATAAACAGTATTTTTAGTAATATTGAAAACGTAGGAAATAATATAGAAAATATAAGAGGACAGTTAAAAACAATTATGAATCATGCAGATATATCTGTTAAACTTACTGAAGATGGCAATAAATATGTGGGTAAAACCAAGGAATCTATCGAGATCGTAAGAAATATTATGATTGAATATAGCAATAATCTTCATAATTTCATAGAGAGCTTTTCACAGATCATAAAGTTTGCAGAGATTATTAAAGGAATTACTGAACAGACGAATCTACTTGCATTAAATTCATCTATTGAAGCGGCTAGAGCAGGTGAGCATGGTAGGGGATTTGCCGTTGTAGCAAATGAGATTGGCAACTTATCAAACCAGTCACAGGCTGCTTCTCAAGAGATCAGTACTGTTATTCAGGATATGGAGAAAAGAATTTTTAAATTGACAGAAGAAATGTCAAAGGGCACAGATAAGATAGAAGAAGGTATACAGATAGCCCAAAAAACAGAAACGGCATTTAAAAAAATATCAGATAGTACTCTAGATACAAAATCTCAAGTTTCAACAATTGGAAAGCATATGGAAGAAATGGGTGGACATACTGCTAGCGTAATTAATTCAGTGGAAACCATTCAAGGAATCTCTGAGGGAAATGTGGCTGATTGTCAGCAATTTAGCGCTGTTATAGAAGAGATAAATACTTCCTTTAAGGATATGGTAATGGAATCAAATAATTTAAAGGAATATGCAAATAGTTTGCAGCAAAGTGTAGCTAAGAATACAATGGATAAATATATGTATCAGAAGGCTTTAGACGTGAAGGAACACCTTGATAAATCAGAGAATGTTGATTTGAAAAAACTCACTAAAAGTCTTAATATTGGAGATATATACGTAGTTGAGTCTTCTGGAATAATTACTGGGTGCTCTGATCCAGAAGGCCTTGGGTTAGATTCCTTTGAAATAGATCCAACATCATATGAAGCTTCAAAATTAAAGAGTGGTTATACATCTACTCCTATTAGGAAGAGAACTCATGATGACCAAATATATAAGTTTTTACATATTCCATATAAAGAGGGAATGGTTATTTCTGTTTCATTGTCGTTACAAACGGTTTTAAATGTATAAATAAAAGAAATATTAAGGAAGAGGCCATAGGACTCTTCCTATTTTACTATATGTAGTTGGAATCTTTACTATGCAGTAACTTTTATAATTTTAGATGCTTTCACAAATTTCATTAGTATTATTGCAAAAACGATTGAACCTAAAATAATACTTATAAAATTAGCTACTCCAAGTAAAGGACTTGGAAAATACTTTCCGTAAACAATTGTTCCCAAAACTTGGGATCCAACAAATCCTCAGACCATACCCCATTGAGCGGGAGAAAAATCGCTAGTTATGAATTTGTTTTTAAAATAATCATTTAGTAATACGATTAAGAAAATCCACCATGAAATAGTAGTTACATATGCAAATACAATAATCATAAACGAAATTGTACTTATATCAAAAACATAAACTTTATTAACATACACTAGTACTTTATAGAAACTAAACCACAATAAACACATTGGGGGTATTACTAAAAAATAGGCTGGTAATAGATGAATATCTGGCATTACTTTTGACTTGATTTGTTGATGAAAAAGCAATGCTATTTTTAAAGCAAAAACTACAATACCAATCAATAATGAAACAATAGTCATAAATGCTGCGATTGACCCTATAATAGTATTATTTGATGAAGTTGCAATACCTGAACCATATAGTGAAACAGCACCAATTGCTAGTACATCAAGTAACCAACCAAAATTTAGTTTATCATACTCAAAAAACTCTGTGAACATAGTCTTAACAACCTTTATCTCGAGAGAAATTAATAACACCCATAAAAAAATAAAGAAAATGAGGCCTGGTAACATTAAACTGTGCATATTAGCAGATATTTGAGGTACAAAAAAACTAACTGGACCCAAAATTACAACCATAGTCATTGATATTGAGATTAAAGGTGAAAATATTGCGCTATTACTTAGTGGATTTTTTATTAGTTCATTAAAACCATTAGTTTTAAACAACCACACAAAAAGTTCCTTTAGAAAAATAACAGTAAGTATTAAATGGATTGCTATAAATGCAAACATCAATACAATTAATAATAAAGTTGTTGAATACTCAAAAGAACTTAAAGACCATGAAGATATTTTTGATAAAGTAAATACACCTTCACCTTTATAAACTGTAGATTTTAGAAAATTAAAAGGCATTAGGGCCATTCCGGCTGCCGCTAAAGAACCTTGAAATTTCAGTGGTGTAAATTTCATATAACTAATCTCCTTTCATTTTTTATGAGCAATAGCACATAGATTATAAAAAATCAATGTATTATATGTATAGCTTTTATTCAGCTAATGTAGATTTTGATGTTTGGTGATTTTTAGAATCCGCATATATAGTGTATTTTAATGTGTATAGTCAATGATTTTTATAGTATCACCAAGTTTTTTTGCAATGGCATTCTTCATTTTTTCTGCATGTGGACAAGCAAAACCAATAGGATTTCCTCTTGTGATACATGATGCCAAGGCTAT
This window of the Anaeromicrobium sediminis genome carries:
- a CDS encoding methyl-accepting chemotaxis protein codes for the protein MKKNLITGSISLLYLIIITIMNVTILHSLNYYISVVINVLFTMIYAYIVLNNVHKGKMNELERILDIVTKSRYDCDLDEYVKENNYVSLIVEGFNNTKEASKHVLKSSVELAQVADNVADKVNDMETSTEQIATTSEEIVAGSLNQMESINSIFSNIENVGNNIENIRGQLKTIMNHADISVKLTEDGNKYVGKTKESIEIVRNIMIEYSNNLHNFIESFSQIIKFAEIIKGITEQTNLLALNSSIEAARAGEHGRGFAVVANEIGNLSNQSQAASQEISTVIQDMEKRIFKLTEEMSKGTDKIEEGIQIAQKTETAFKKISDSTLDTKSQVSTIGKHMEEMGGHTASVINSVETIQGISEGNVADCQQFSAVIEEINTSFKDMVMESNNLKEYANSLQQSVAKNTMDKYMYQKALDVKEHLDKSENVDLKKLTKSLNIGDIYVVESSGIITGCSDPEGLGLDSFEIDPTSYEASKLKSGYTSTPIRKRTHDDQIYKFLHIPYKEGMVISVSLSLQTVLNV
- the tsoY gene encoding selenoprotein TsoY; its protein translation is MKFTPLKFQGSLAAAGMALMPFNFLKSTVYKGEGVFTLSKISSWSLSSFEYSTTLLLIVLMFAFIAIHLILTVIFLKELFVWLFKTNGFNELIKNPLSNSAIFSPLISISMTMVVILGPVSFFVPQISANMHSLMLPGLIFFIFLWVLLISLEIKVVKTMFTEFFEYDKLNFGWLLDVLAIGAVSLYGSGIATSSNNTIIGSIAAFMTIVSLLIGIVVFALKIALLFHQQIKSKVMPDIHLLPAYFLVIPPMCLLWFSFYKVLVYVNKVYVFDISTISFMIIVFAYVTTISWWIFLIVLLNDYFKNKFITSDFSPAQWGMVUGFVGSQVLGTIVYGKYFPSPLLGVANFISIILGSIVFAIILMKFVKASKIIKVTA